One genomic window of Microbaculum marinisediminis includes the following:
- a CDS encoding class I SAM-dependent methyltransferase, whose translation MHPGPKLPSPWVTRFLSGTRAGGTMLDVACGSGRHLRHGLDQGLVVTGIDRDLSDAEDLGERGDVALIEADLETGRPFPLRDLRFDAVVVTHYLWRPILSDIVGCVADDGVFVYETFALGHHREGRPMRPDFLLKPNELLEVALPRLVVIAYEHGELPGDDAHGGHARVVQRIAACGPGHRWAGDTPFVFADDRPR comes from the coding sequence ATGCATCCCGGCCCCAAGTTACCGTCACCGTGGGTGACCCGCTTCCTGTCGGGCACCAGGGCCGGCGGCACGATGCTCGATGTCGCCTGCGGATCGGGCCGGCACCTGCGGCACGGGCTCGACCAGGGCCTCGTCGTCACCGGCATCGACCGCGATCTGTCCGACGCCGAGGATCTGGGCGAGCGCGGCGACGTCGCCCTGATCGAGGCGGACCTGGAGACCGGCCGTCCGTTTCCGCTGAGGGACCTGCGGTTCGACGCCGTGGTCGTCACCCACTACCTGTGGCGGCCGATCCTGTCCGACATCGTCGGCTGCGTCGCCGACGACGGCGTCTTCGTCTACGAGACCTTCGCGCTCGGCCACCACCGCGAGGGCCGACCGATGCGGCCGGATTTCCTGCTGAAGCCCAACGAGCTGCTGGAGGTGGCATTGCCCCGCCTCGTGGTCATCGCCTACGAGCATGGCGAACTGCCCGGCGACGACGCTCACGGCGGGCACGCCCGCGTCGTCCAGCGCATCGCCGCCTGCGGACCCGGGCACCGCTGGGCCGGCGACACCCCCTTCGTATTCGCCGACGACCGCCCCCGATAG
- the dapF gene encoding diaminopimelate epimerase has translation MNAPTIRYKKMNGLGNEILVVDLRADRLALTPEMVRAVAAAPRSGFDQMMVLLPPRAQGIDATVRIYNNDGSLSGACGNGARCIAALVMQETGGSAATFETAAGLLNAWDAGDGLITVDMGPPDFNWETIPLAEEFRDTRAIELQIGPIDAPILHSPSALSMGNPHAIFWVDDVEAYDLSKIGPLLENHPVFPERANISLAQVTSREAITLKVWERGAGLTRACGSAACAAAVAAARKKLTERAVTVTLPGGPLRIDWRESDDHVLMTGPWELEYEGAVSVETAAPAA, from the coding sequence ATGAATGCGCCTACGATCCGCTACAAGAAGATGAACGGGCTCGGCAACGAGATCCTGGTCGTCGATCTGCGCGCGGATCGCCTCGCGCTGACGCCCGAAATGGTGCGTGCCGTCGCCGCCGCGCCGCGCAGCGGCTTCGACCAGATGATGGTGCTGCTGCCGCCGCGCGCGCAAGGGATCGACGCGACCGTGCGCATCTACAACAACGACGGTTCGCTGTCGGGTGCCTGCGGCAACGGCGCGCGCTGCATCGCCGCGCTGGTCATGCAGGAGACCGGCGGGTCCGCCGCGACCTTCGAGACGGCGGCGGGGCTGCTGAACGCCTGGGACGCCGGCGACGGCCTGATAACCGTCGACATGGGGCCGCCGGACTTCAACTGGGAGACCATCCCGCTCGCCGAGGAATTCCGCGACACCCGCGCGATCGAACTGCAGATCGGCCCGATCGACGCGCCGATCCTGCATTCGCCCAGCGCGCTGTCGATGGGCAACCCGCACGCGATCTTCTGGGTCGACGATGTCGAGGCCTACGATCTGTCGAAGATCGGGCCGCTTCTGGAGAACCATCCGGTCTTTCCCGAGCGCGCCAATATCAGCCTTGCCCAGGTGACGAGCCGCGAGGCGATCACGCTGAAGGTGTGGGAGCGCGGCGCCGGCCTGACGCGGGCCTGCGGCTCGGCGGCCTGTGCCGCCGCGGTGGCGGCCGCGCGCAAGAAGCTGACGGAGCGCGCCGTCACGGTGACGCTGCCGGGCGGACCGCTGCGCATCGACTGGCGCGAGTCCGACGATCACGTGCTGATGACCGGGCCGTGGGAACTCGAATACGAGGGCGCAGTCTCCGTCGAGACCGCCGCTCCGGCGGCCTGA
- the mtaB gene encoding tRNA (N(6)-L-threonylcarbamoyladenosine(37)-C(2))-methylthiotransferase MtaB: MSRPDILTFGCRLNAAESEAIRELADEADLADTIVVNTCAVTGEAVRQARQAIRKARRENPAARIVVTGCAAQTEPQTFADMAEVDLVLGNAEKLKPESYRALPFGAEQAEKVRVNDIMELTETGAHLIEGFEGRARAFVQVQNGCDHRCTFCIIPYGRGPSRSVPMGGVVDQVRRLVEAGYAEVVLTGVDLTSYGGDLPGHPRFGTLVRAILRHVPELGRLRISSIDSVEADDDLLRAIAEEERLMPHLHLSLQAGDDMILKRMKRRHSRAQSVEFCDAVRRLRPDMVFGADLIAGFPTETDAMFENTLRIVADCGLTHLHVFPFSPRTGTPAARMPQVDRRLVKERAARLRTEGEAALRRHLDAEIGRDRLVLVETETSGRTEQFTVARLDRALPSGSVVRARVTGHDGRRLETRVDPIGMAAA, from the coding sequence ATGTCCCGGCCCGATATCCTGACCTTCGGCTGCCGCCTCAACGCGGCGGAATCCGAGGCGATCCGCGAGCTGGCCGACGAGGCCGACCTCGCCGACACCATCGTCGTCAATACCTGTGCGGTGACCGGCGAGGCCGTGCGCCAGGCGCGCCAGGCGATCCGCAAGGCGCGGCGCGAGAATCCGGCCGCGCGCATCGTCGTCACCGGCTGCGCGGCGCAGACCGAGCCGCAGACCTTCGCCGACATGGCGGAGGTCGACCTGGTGCTCGGCAATGCTGAGAAGCTGAAGCCGGAAAGCTATCGCGCACTGCCGTTCGGGGCCGAGCAGGCCGAGAAGGTGCGCGTCAACGACATCATGGAGCTGACCGAGACCGGCGCCCATCTGATCGAGGGGTTCGAGGGCCGGGCGCGCGCCTTCGTGCAGGTGCAGAACGGCTGCGATCATCGCTGCACCTTCTGCATCATCCCCTATGGCCGCGGTCCGTCGCGCTCGGTGCCGATGGGCGGGGTCGTCGATCAGGTGCGCCGTCTGGTCGAGGCGGGCTATGCGGAGGTGGTGCTGACCGGCGTCGACCTCACCTCCTATGGCGGCGACCTGCCGGGCCATCCGCGCTTCGGCACGCTGGTCCGGGCCATCCTGCGCCATGTCCCCGAGCTGGGGCGGCTGCGCATCTCCTCGATCGATTCGGTGGAAGCCGACGACGACCTGCTGCGGGCGATCGCCGAGGAGGAGCGGCTGATGCCGCATCTGCATCTGTCGCTGCAGGCCGGCGACGACATGATCCTGAAGCGGATGAAGCGGCGGCATTCGCGCGCCCAGTCGGTGGAGTTCTGCGACGCGGTGCGCCGGCTCAGGCCCGACATGGTGTTCGGCGCCGATCTGATCGCCGGCTTCCCGACCGAGACCGACGCGATGTTCGAGAACACGCTGAGGATCGTCGCCGATTGCGGCCTGACGCATCTGCACGTCTTCCCGTTCTCACCGCGCACCGGCACCCCGGCGGCGCGCATGCCGCAGGTCGACCGGCGGCTCGTCAAGGAGCGCGCGGCGCGGCTCAGGACGGAAGGCGAGGCGGCGCTGAGACGCCATCTCGACGCCGAGATCGGCCGCGACCGGCTGGTGCTGGTGGAAACCGAAACGAGCGGACGCACCGAGCAGTTCACCGTCGCCCGGCTCGACCGGGCCTTGCCGTCCGGTTCGGTCGTCAGGGCGCGCGTCACCGGCCATGACGGTCGCCGTCTCGAGACCCGCGTAGACCCCATTGGAATGGCGGCAGCATGA